Proteins from a single region of Terriglobales bacterium:
- a CDS encoding 2OG-Fe(II) oxygenase: MHRLTLSKASSISGTAADRIAGLDWPAVRDDLWNFGYARLGKVLRQTECEELRSLYLHPELFRSRIDMARYRFGRGEYQYFAYPLPTLVAELRELLYPKLVGTANEWMAALALPAKFPNTLPSFLKQCHAHGQTRPTPLLLRYRAGDFNCLHQDVYGEIVFPFQVIFGLSQPEVEFTGGELLLVEQRPRAQSVGHAVRLLQGDAVVISTRYRPAKGSRGHYRTNFRHGVSPILSGERYTLGVIFHDAQ, encoded by the coding sequence TTGCACAGACTAACCTTAAGCAAAGCGTCGTCCATAAGCGGAACCGCCGCGGACCGCATCGCGGGACTGGATTGGCCAGCGGTGCGGGACGACCTGTGGAATTTTGGCTACGCCCGACTGGGAAAAGTCCTGAGACAGACGGAATGCGAGGAACTGCGCTCCCTCTATTTGCATCCCGAGCTTTTTCGCAGCCGAATTGACATGGCACGCTATCGCTTTGGCCGCGGCGAATACCAGTATTTTGCGTATCCGCTCCCCACTTTGGTGGCGGAGCTTCGCGAGCTCCTTTATCCGAAGCTGGTCGGTACAGCAAACGAGTGGATGGCCGCGCTTGCGCTACCCGCTAAATTCCCCAACACTTTGCCTAGCTTCCTTAAGCAGTGTCACGCTCATGGTCAGACCCGCCCGACTCCGCTGCTACTTCGCTATCGCGCAGGAGATTTTAATTGTTTGCATCAGGACGTCTACGGCGAGATCGTATTTCCCTTCCAGGTGATTTTCGGATTGAGCCAGCCGGAAGTCGAATTCACGGGAGGCGAACTGTTGCTGGTGGAACAACGGCCGCGCGCGCAGTCCGTCGGCCACGCAGTTCGTCTGCTGCAGGGCGATGCGGTTGTCATAAGCACGCGATACCGTCCGGCAAAGGGATCTCGTGGTCACTACCGTACCAACTTCCGCCACGGCGTGAGCCCGATTCTGAGCGGTGAGCGCTACACTTTGGGCGTGATCTTTCATGATGCACAGTAG
- a CDS encoding DUF1259 domain-containing protein, whose product MKTADETTRHVNSFLIPTITLVVLLTLGSAQFLGQATNEKSDWKPVEDAMGRSGKLQPGDVFKFGMPRKDLQVTVNGVQVKPGLALGSWAAFKKMGEEAMVMGDLVLTTDEVEPVMLKLQQEGIEQTALHNHLLGESPRVMYMHIAGRGDAVKLARALHDALALTKTPAEGNPPSSPPKLDIDTAGIDEALGRKGKNDNGIYKIEVPRSEKITDSDMEVPPSMGVATAINFQPTGGGKAAITGDFVLIASEVNPVIRALRENGIAVNAVHNHMLNENPRLFFIHYWANADAVKLAHGIRAALDKTNSAKATGQ is encoded by the coding sequence ATGAAGACTGCAGACGAAACAACACGGCACGTAAACTCTTTTCTCATCCCGACAATAACCCTCGTCGTCCTTTTAACGTTGGGCAGCGCACAGTTCTTGGGGCAGGCAACAAATGAGAAATCCGACTGGAAACCGGTGGAAGATGCTATGGGCCGCTCCGGCAAGCTCCAGCCGGGTGATGTCTTTAAATTCGGAATGCCTCGTAAAGACCTGCAAGTCACAGTGAACGGAGTTCAGGTGAAGCCGGGGCTGGCGCTTGGTTCGTGGGCCGCATTCAAAAAAATGGGTGAAGAAGCGATGGTGATGGGCGACCTGGTGCTGACAACCGATGAAGTTGAACCAGTAATGCTGAAGCTGCAGCAGGAGGGCATCGAACAAACCGCATTGCACAACCACCTGCTCGGTGAATCGCCACGCGTCATGTACATGCACATTGCTGGCCGCGGCGATGCAGTGAAGCTGGCCAGGGCGCTGCATGATGCGCTTGCGCTGACCAAGACTCCCGCTGAAGGAAATCCCCCATCAAGCCCGCCAAAGCTGGACATTGACACTGCCGGGATTGATGAAGCTCTGGGGCGAAAGGGCAAGAACGACAATGGCATCTACAAAATTGAGGTTCCACGGTCCGAAAAGATAACAGACAGCGACATGGAAGTGCCGCCATCAATGGGGGTGGCGACGGCAATCAACTTTCAGCCGACCGGCGGCGGCAAGGCTGCAATCACTGGAGATTTCGTGTTAATCGCCAGCGAAGTCAATCCGGTGATCAGGGCGTTGCGTGAAAACGGCATTGCAGTCAATGCGGTACACAATCACATGCTGAACGAGAATCCGCGGTTGTTCTTCATACACTATTGGGCGAATGCGGATGCCGTGAAACTGGCACACGGGATACGAGCCGCGCTCGACAAGACTAATTCGGCAAAGGCAACGGGACAATGA
- a CDS encoding chromate resistance protein ChrB domain-containing protein, whose translation MKWITRANVKVDRVACPWLIRRFIDPQAEFLFVSEERLLEAAQREQATAFDAPRIKEVPLNHRGKCCTFEAILSDYKLRDPGLARLALIVRAADVRGQEHVAKEGTGLKAIAHGFAALGIPDHERLAKMFPMYDALFEYEQRVKRSVPDLWVRYW comes from the coding sequence ATGAAATGGATAACCCGAGCCAACGTAAAGGTAGATCGTGTGGCATGCCCGTGGCTCATCCGGCGATTCATTGATCCCCAGGCTGAGTTTTTATTCGTTAGCGAGGAACGTCTGCTGGAGGCAGCGCAACGCGAGCAGGCGACGGCTTTCGACGCTCCCAGAATCAAAGAGGTCCCGCTGAACCATCGGGGGAAATGTTGCACCTTCGAAGCCATTCTTTCTGACTACAAGCTGCGTGATCCGGGACTGGCACGGCTTGCGCTCATTGTTCGGGCCGCAGATGTGCGCGGCCAGGAGCACGTGGCGAAAGAAGGTACAGGCTTAAAGGCAATCGCCCACGGTTTCGCGGCGCTGGGCATCCCAGATCATGAACGACTGGCTAAGATGTTTCCCATGTACGACGCGCTCTTTGAGTATGAACAACGCGTGAAAAGGAGCGTGCCCGATTTGTGGGTGCGCTACTGGTAA
- a CDS encoding chromate resistance protein ChrB domain-containing protein, translated as MPMLADETRAPWLLLVFKLPVRQASGRVDIWRKLRRYGALPMLTAGYVLPNTPANRERFEWLTAAIRKYKGQASVVQAQSIGDLPDKKLAQLFTEARSRDYELVLRKLRKPRQSVSKLSRLRKRFQDIVEIDFFNSPLRARVEAAFGRRDDVYKVAEPKKQQVSSRKKYSNRTWMTRPRPGIDRVSSAWLIRRFIDPNAKFVFGATPEQHPEAIPFDMFGTEGFGHRGDDCSFETLRRQFAIRGRRIAVIAEMIHDADIGDEKFGRVEAVGLDRTLIGWAQQGISDETLLQRGMDLIEGLYQSMSETGRMR; from the coding sequence ATGCCGATGCTTGCGGACGAAACCCGCGCGCCCTGGCTATTGCTCGTATTCAAGCTTCCCGTGCGACAAGCGAGCGGCAGGGTGGACATCTGGAGAAAGCTTAGGCGCTATGGGGCACTTCCCATGCTGACGGCCGGCTACGTACTCCCGAATACCCCAGCTAACCGAGAGCGGTTCGAATGGCTTACTGCTGCCATTCGCAAATACAAGGGACAGGCGTCGGTAGTGCAGGCACAGTCGATTGGCGATCTCCCCGACAAGAAGCTCGCGCAACTCTTCACAGAGGCGCGTTCCCGTGACTACGAACTGGTATTGAGGAAACTCCGCAAGCCGCGACAGTCGGTGAGCAAGCTGTCACGTCTTCGTAAACGTTTTCAGGACATCGTAGAAATTGATTTCTTCAACAGCCCGCTGCGCGCCCGAGTGGAGGCGGCATTTGGCCGTCGCGACGATGTTTACAAAGTTGCGGAACCGAAGAAACAACAGGTTTCTTCCAGGAAGAAATACTCGAACCGAACCTGGATGACTCGGCCACGCCCCGGCATCGACCGAGTTTCATCTGCCTGGCTCATTCGGCGCTTCATTGATCCCAATGCAAAGTTTGTGTTCGGCGCCACTCCCGAACAGCACCCCGAGGCCATCCCGTTTGACATGTTTGGGACCGAAGGATTCGGCCATCGCGGCGACGACTGCAGCTTCGAGACACTGCGGAGGCAATTCGCAATACGCGGTCGCCGAATTGCGGTCATAGCAGAAATGATTCATGACGCTGACATAGGAGATGAGAAATTTGGGCGGGTGGAGGCTGTGGGGCTGGATCGCACCCTCATCGGATGGGCGCAGCAAGGGATTTCTGACGAGACATTGCTTCAAAGGGGCATGGACCTGATCGAAGGTCTCTATCAATCAATGTCTGAGACGGGGAGGATGCGATGA
- a CDS encoding response regulator: protein MSRRILLVDDELAILLTLKAILEMNGFEVVTAASSAEAKVRLGAETYDLVITDLKMEHENAGFDVVRFAREQSHRPAVAILTACPDLGRDWKEQGADNLLIKPMNTAELLECIEALVAGQQSTTWREKKTSIVTKGVRLPLGGTAS from the coding sequence ATGAGCCGGCGAATACTGCTCGTGGATGATGAGCTTGCAATTCTGCTGACACTAAAAGCGATTTTGGAGATGAACGGCTTCGAGGTCGTCACCGCTGCCTCCTCTGCTGAAGCCAAGGTCAGACTCGGAGCTGAGACGTATGACTTGGTTATCACTGATCTGAAAATGGAGCATGAAAACGCCGGCTTTGACGTGGTACGGTTCGCCAGAGAACAGAGTCACCGTCCCGCGGTTGCAATTCTGACCGCTTGCCCCGATCTTGGCAGGGATTGGAAGGAACAGGGCGCAGATAACCTATTGATAAAGCCTATGAATACGGCGGAACTATTGGAGTGTATTGAGGCTCTTGTGGCAGGACAACAGAGCACAACCTGGCGGGAGAAGAAAACCTCAATTGTCACCAAAGGCGTACGGCTTCCCTTGGGAGGGACGGCGAGCTAG
- a CDS encoding sigma-70 family RNA polymerase sigma factor, producing the protein MAFILVSGQGDAQAASIKCRIAFRPIDGQQCPGHNSGVSEPITKRLGDILDADKSKTRVSENEWLQLVRAVAGGDQRALYSLYEQTHRIVFTLIVRIIMNRETAEEVTLDVFYDVWRRASSYDPANGSVVGWIMNQARSRAIDRLRFDQRKKRVNTYPHSLGPTTDMVDPQQACLFEEESRLLRNALETLNPEERKTIGTAFFSELTYEQTARKLNQPLGTVKTRIRSGLGKLREALKGKTKAA; encoded by the coding sequence TTGGCGTTTATCCTGGTGTCAGGGCAAGGCGACGCGCAGGCTGCGAGTATTAAGTGCCGGATCGCTTTCCGGCCTATTGACGGGCAGCAATGCCCCGGGCACAATTCTGGTGTGAGTGAGCCGATTACGAAGAGGCTCGGGGACATTCTCGATGCGGATAAGTCAAAGACTCGCGTATCCGAGAATGAGTGGTTACAGCTCGTCCGAGCCGTCGCCGGAGGTGACCAGCGCGCACTGTATTCCCTTTACGAGCAAACGCATCGAATCGTTTTCACGTTGATCGTGCGGATAATCATGAATCGAGAAACTGCCGAAGAAGTCACGCTCGATGTCTTCTATGACGTGTGGCGAAGAGCCTCGAGCTATGATCCTGCGAACGGATCGGTGGTCGGCTGGATCATGAATCAGGCGCGCAGCCGGGCGATTGATCGCCTGCGGTTCGACCAGAGAAAGAAAAGAGTGAACACGTATCCGCACAGTTTGGGGCCGACAACGGACATGGTTGATCCTCAGCAGGCTTGTCTGTTTGAGGAGGAGAGCCGCCTGTTGCGGAATGCGCTTGAGACCCTGAATCCAGAAGAACGAAAAACGATCGGAACCGCATTTTTCTCTGAATTGACTTATGAACAAACGGCAAGGAAGTTGAATCAACCTCTTGGAACCGTGAAGACGCGAATCCGCTCTGGACTAGGAAAACTTCGAGAAGCGCTAAAAGGAAAAACGAAGGCCGCATGA
- a CDS encoding cupin domain-containing protein, translating into MNSRPGTHSQEHLDLVFLFVLQALPPSEMASVEAQVSSCEDCRQEIETLRPIVRSFVGWPTDVLRPAESLWGRLAKRIASEGGSQRFVLRLDEPAKPEWEEAAPGIHVKILARDSENDSVSMLVRLDPGTDYPGHRHAGIEELHLLHGILKVDERTLYPGDFIHSEAGSVDHRVWSETGCTCFLFTSTEDSLF; encoded by the coding sequence ATGAACTCAAGACCGGGCACACACAGTCAAGAGCATCTGGATCTCGTGTTCCTGTTTGTATTGCAGGCGCTTCCTCCGTCCGAGATGGCTTCAGTTGAAGCTCAAGTCTCGTCGTGCGAGGATTGCCGCCAGGAAATCGAGACACTCCGGCCTATTGTCCGGTCATTTGTTGGCTGGCCCACCGATGTCTTGCGCCCCGCGGAATCGCTATGGGGTCGGTTGGCGAAGCGAATCGCCAGCGAAGGAGGCTCGCAGCGGTTCGTACTTCGGTTGGACGAACCGGCTAAACCAGAGTGGGAGGAAGCGGCGCCAGGTATCCACGTCAAGATACTCGCGAGGGACTCGGAAAACGATAGCGTGAGCATGTTGGTCCGGCTTGATCCGGGAACGGATTATCCAGGACACCGGCATGCGGGCATCGAAGAACTGCATCTTCTTCACGGCATACTGAAGGTCGATGAGAGAACACTGTACCCTGGCGATTTCATCCACAGCGAGGCGGGCAGCGTCGATCATCGAGTGTGGAGTGAAACCGGCTGTACCTGCTTTCTGTTCACCTCGACGGAAGACTCCCTTTTCTGA
- a CDS encoding glucose 1-dehydrogenase, with protein sequence MAYSGFDLSGKVAVVIGGTSGIGRAIALGLAQAGADVVPTARRQEQVKIAAAEIEALGRRSLSITSDVTDRASLERLLESIVHAFGKVDILVNSAGYNQRAPTLDFPEKDWVALMETNLTGTLRACQIFGRHMVERRSGRIVNIASVGSFQALYEVTAYCASKAGVASLTKSLAIEWARHGVAVNAIVPGYFRTALNQKLLDGTPRGEEILQRTPMGRYGKVEELVGAAIFLSSDAASFVTGTNLVVDGGFLAAGVTR encoded by the coding sequence ATGGCCTACAGCGGTTTCGATCTTAGCGGCAAAGTGGCGGTGGTGATCGGCGGAACCTCTGGCATAGGGAGAGCGATCGCCCTCGGACTGGCCCAGGCGGGCGCCGACGTAGTGCCCACCGCCCGCCGCCAGGAGCAGGTCAAGATCGCGGCTGCAGAAATTGAGGCTTTGGGCCGGCGGTCGTTGTCCATCACCTCGGACGTCACCGATCGCGCTTCCCTCGAGCGTTTACTCGAATCGATTGTTCATGCGTTCGGAAAAGTGGACATTCTGGTCAACTCTGCCGGATATAACCAGCGCGCACCGACCCTCGATTTCCCCGAAAAAGATTGGGTCGCTCTGATGGAAACCAATTTGACCGGCACTCTGCGCGCCTGTCAGATCTTTGGACGGCATATGGTCGAGCGCCGCTCCGGGCGCATCGTCAACATCGCATCGGTGGGATCTTTTCAAGCATTGTACGAAGTAACGGCCTATTGTGCGAGCAAAGCTGGCGTCGCCTCGCTCACCAAGTCGTTAGCTATCGAGTGGGCACGCCATGGGGTGGCCGTAAACGCTATTGTCCCCGGATACTTTCGTACGGCACTCAATCAGAAGCTGCTGGATGGAACACCACGCGGCGAGGAAATATTGCAGCGCACGCCGATGGGGCGCTACGGCAAGGTGGAGGAACTTGTTGGGGCGGCGATTTTTCTTTCGTCGGACGCCGCCAGCTTTGTTACTGGTACCAACCTGGTAGTTGACGGAGGCTTTCTGGCCGCTGGCGTCACCCGATGA
- a CDS encoding polysaccharide deacetylase family protein gives MKISRVLTGIISMLLISAGWLNSQNTAHADRQVCITVDDLPAGAADSMSAATITDLTSKIVATLRDQKVPAVGFVNEKKLYHWGEVDQRINALAMWVDSGLELGNHTFSHASLNKVGLKAWEDEIVQGESVTRLLLAKHNMKLRYFRHPYLDTGRDLQTRRDAEAFLVARGYRIAPVTVDAWDWMFAGVYEDAKKRGDTALQQQLAKTYVTYTDAVFAYTEQFSKELIGYEPKQILLLHGNQLEADHLGEIIDVMRKRGYRFITLEDALSDQAYSLPDTYVGEEGTGWLDHWAITRGKPPQGAPVFPQWVIDRAKTIRGY, from the coding sequence ATGAAAATCTCGCGAGTATTGACGGGAATCATCTCGATGTTATTAATCTCTGCAGGCTGGCTGAACTCACAGAATACAGCTCATGCGGATCGCCAAGTTTGCATCACGGTTGACGACCTGCCCGCAGGCGCCGCCGATTCCATGTCTGCGGCGACCATTACCGATCTGACCTCGAAAATCGTAGCTACTCTTCGCGACCAGAAGGTCCCAGCCGTGGGGTTCGTCAACGAAAAGAAGCTGTACCACTGGGGCGAGGTCGACCAAAGAATCAACGCGCTTGCGATGTGGGTGGACTCAGGTTTGGAACTCGGCAACCACACGTTCAGTCACGCATCTCTCAACAAAGTGGGTCTAAAGGCGTGGGAGGACGAGATAGTGCAGGGCGAGTCAGTCACCCGGCTGCTGCTCGCCAAGCACAATATGAAGCTTCGATACTTCCGTCATCCGTACCTCGACACTGGCCGCGATCTGCAAACCCGCCGGGATGCGGAAGCCTTCCTGGTCGCGCGCGGCTATCGCATCGCGCCGGTGACGGTCGACGCCTGGGACTGGATGTTTGCCGGGGTTTACGAAGATGCCAAGAAGCGCGGTGACACTGCCTTGCAGCAGCAACTCGCGAAAACCTACGTCACCTACACCGATGCGGTATTTGCGTACACTGAACAGTTTTCCAAAGAGCTGATCGGTTACGAGCCCAAGCAGATCCTGCTGTTGCACGGCAATCAACTGGAGGCTGACCATCTCGGCGAAATAATTGACGTGATGCGCAAGCGAGGCTATCGGTTTATTACGCTGGAAGATGCGCTGAGCGACCAGGCGTACAGCCTTCCCGACACCTACGTGGGAGAGGAAGGCACCGGCTGGCTTGACCATTGGGCGATCACGCGTGGCAAGCCTCCCCAGGGAGCTCCGGTATTTCCGCAATGGGTGATCGATCGCGCGAAGACGATCAGGGGGTACTAG
- a CDS encoding phosphatase PAP2 family protein codes for MAFATLFSANLGAQTGVSSEGCVRGTGQQVHHDAAWAWNGIVNAPRNAIRPKNLKWELPIAAASAVLIEAADSPASREIQSTSTARRWDTASTVGLDLELGTAALMYGVGCLSHRTTLRSTGLIALEAAGAASLLDTLVKAGTNRQRPDQANSAGEFWEKGKSFPSGHAAGTFAIATVIAHQYPQKRWLKWSMYALAAGVSMARFPAKKHFLSDILIGGTLGYVTGSYFTSPH; via the coding sequence GTGGCCTTTGCAACTCTTTTCAGTGCTAACCTGGGCGCGCAGACCGGTGTTTCCTCCGAGGGTTGTGTGAGGGGAACCGGACAGCAGGTGCACCATGACGCGGCTTGGGCCTGGAACGGTATCGTGAACGCGCCGCGCAACGCGATTCGGCCCAAAAACCTTAAGTGGGAACTGCCAATTGCAGCGGCGAGCGCCGTGTTAATCGAAGCCGCAGATTCACCCGCCAGCCGGGAGATTCAGAGCACCTCGACAGCGCGCCGCTGGGATACTGCCTCGACAGTCGGTTTGGATCTGGAATTGGGTACTGCGGCGTTGATGTATGGGGTCGGGTGTCTTTCCCATCGCACCACATTGCGCTCGACCGGTTTGATTGCGCTCGAAGCAGCGGGAGCCGCCTCGCTCTTGGACACGCTGGTCAAAGCGGGAACCAATCGCCAGCGGCCAGACCAGGCAAACAGTGCGGGCGAGTTTTGGGAGAAGGGGAAATCCTTTCCCTCCGGACACGCAGCCGGTACTTTTGCAATTGCGACCGTGATCGCCCACCAATATCCGCAGAAGCGTTGGCTTAAGTGGAGCATGTATGCGCTCGCGGCAGGAGTAAGCATGGCACGCTTCCCCGCGAAGAAGCATTTCTTATCGGACATCCTGATTGGCGGAACACTCGGCTACGTCACTGGAAGTTACTTTACCTCTCCGCACTAG
- the hemE gene encoding uroporphyrinogen decarboxylase, protein MSAPNSAFVKACHARPVAATPVWFMRQAGRYMPQYRAIRERHSILEICKNPELAAEVTITAAEWLGVDAAIIFADLLLPLEVMGMPFRFAAGEGPVIENPLRGMAEIQRLRTDRVAELGYVSEAIGLVAGHFGERLPVIGFCGAPFTLASYMIEGGGSRNYLETKKLMFREPQAWNELAGKLVAVLSEYASQQVRAGADAIQVFDSWVGCLGVEDYQRYVFPHSKKLIQALNQNGVPVIYFGTDTATLLPSMKQTGAEVIGVDWRIPLDDAWRSIRFEGSVQGNLDPVALFAPWKELRARAEDVLRRADGRPGHIFNLGHGILPETPVENVRNLVTFVHEYTVKAAAV, encoded by the coding sequence ATGTCGGCGCCGAACTCCGCATTTGTGAAAGCCTGTCACGCGCGGCCTGTAGCCGCAACTCCGGTGTGGTTTATGCGGCAGGCGGGCCGCTACATGCCGCAATATCGCGCCATTCGCGAGCGCCATTCGATTCTCGAAATCTGCAAAAACCCCGAACTCGCTGCCGAAGTAACCATTACCGCGGCTGAATGGCTGGGCGTAGATGCAGCCATCATCTTTGCTGATCTGTTGCTGCCGTTGGAAGTAATGGGTATGCCGTTTCGTTTTGCAGCTGGTGAGGGGCCGGTGATAGAAAATCCGCTGCGTGGCATGGCGGAGATCCAGCGCTTGCGAACTGACCGCGTGGCAGAGTTGGGATATGTGTCTGAAGCCATAGGTCTGGTGGCCGGACATTTCGGCGAGAGATTGCCGGTGATCGGTTTCTGCGGCGCCCCTTTCACTCTGGCCAGCTACATGATTGAGGGTGGCGGGTCACGAAACTATCTTGAAACCAAGAAGCTCATGTTCCGCGAGCCACAAGCCTGGAACGAGCTCGCGGGCAAATTAGTGGCCGTGCTCAGCGAATATGCCAGTCAACAAGTTCGTGCCGGTGCCGATGCAATCCAAGTTTTTGATAGCTGGGTGGGATGCCTGGGGGTTGAGGACTATCAACGATACGTGTTCCCGCACAGCAAAAAGTTGATTCAAGCACTCAACCAGAATGGCGTGCCGGTAATTTACTTTGGGACGGACACTGCAACTCTACTGCCCTCGATGAAACAAACCGGCGCAGAGGTAATCGGGGTTGACTGGCGCATTCCGCTCGACGATGCGTGGCGCAGCATCCGCTTTGAAGGTTCCGTACAAGGAAATCTGGATCCAGTGGCATTGTTTGCTCCCTGGAAAGAATTGCGGGCCCGCGCCGAAGATGTGCTCCGACGCGCAGATGGACGCCCCGGACACATCTTCAATCTAGGTCACGGGATTTTGCCGGAGACCCCAGTTGAAAATGTTCGCAATCTGGTGACATTTGTACACGAGTACACAGTAAAGGCAGCCGCTGTCTGA
- the hemH gene encoding ferrochelatase → MGNAVNSKTAVLLLAHGSPERVDDVPEFLTNVTGGRILPQNVVDEVKRRYALIGRSPLDEYTQAQAEALRRKLKAPVYWAMRNWRPYIADVAHTMVADGVQRAVIICLAPQNSRTSVGLYRRALLGAQREKGSASPVPFEVDFVESWHDHPLLVQAFAEKLRAGWEHACSELGAKLPVIFTAHSVPARTIQEGDPYEHQARETAALVAMSVPALGRDGWSFAFQSQGTSGGPWLGPTVEETIRQLSQQKHRGVFIQPVGFLCDHVEVLYDIDIAFRQFAAEQGMRLWRAESLNDSPGLTSALADLARSRTTFHAEGAPLAQTKP, encoded by the coding sequence ATGGGAAATGCCGTCAATTCTAAAACCGCCGTCCTACTGCTGGCGCACGGCAGCCCCGAGAGAGTGGACGACGTCCCGGAATTTCTTACCAACGTAACCGGCGGCAGAATCCTCCCACAAAACGTAGTGGACGAAGTTAAGCGCCGATATGCCCTGATCGGCCGCTCGCCTCTAGATGAGTACACTCAAGCCCAGGCGGAGGCCCTCCGCCGAAAACTGAAGGCGCCCGTTTACTGGGCCATGCGGAATTGGCGGCCCTACATCGCGGATGTTGCACACACCATGGTTGCCGATGGGGTGCAACGAGCCGTGATAATTTGTCTCGCGCCGCAGAACTCCCGCACTAGCGTTGGTCTGTATCGCAGGGCCTTGCTCGGGGCTCAGCGCGAAAAGGGAAGCGCCAGCCCGGTCCCATTCGAAGTTGACTTTGTCGAATCGTGGCACGATCACCCCCTTTTGGTGCAAGCCTTCGCGGAGAAACTACGAGCGGGATGGGAACACGCTTGCAGCGAACTTGGCGCGAAACTGCCGGTGATCTTCACCGCCCACAGTGTTCCCGCACGAACTATCCAGGAAGGTGACCCGTACGAGCACCAGGCGCGCGAAACCGCCGCATTGGTGGCAATGTCCGTGCCCGCCCTTGGCAGAGACGGCTGGAGCTTCGCGTTCCAAAGTCAAGGGACCTCAGGCGGGCCCTGGTTGGGGCCCACCGTGGAAGAAACCATTCGGCAGCTCAGCCAACAAAAACATCGTGGTGTGTTTATTCAGCCCGTAGGGTTTCTTTGCGATCACGTGGAAGTCTTGTACGACATTGATATTGCATTCCGCCAATTTGCGGCGGAGCAGGGAATGCGCCTCTGGCGCGCCGAGTCCTTGAACGATTCGCCGGGGTTGACCTCTGCCCTGGCGGATTTGGCGCGATCACGAACGACTTTTCACGCGGAAGGTGCGCCGCTGGCGCAGACGAAGCCATAA